The sequence CCAATCACTCCGCATCCGGCACCAAGGTCGAGAACCGCTTCATCCCTGGTGAGGCGTACAAAATGAGCGAGAAGGACAGGATCTATGGAGAATCGATACCCAATCCGATGCTGCAAACACCGTAGCGCTCCATCAAAAAGGGTATTGCTGGTCGTCTCCACATCAGCTAAGCCGGTCGACTTCTTCACCGGATATTTGCTGATTAAAGAGTAATCCGGTCATAATTTTCGGATAAAAATATGTGGATTTATGAGGCATGATTAACTTTTCATCGGCAACCTGCTGTACCTGCTTCACCCGGGTCGGATTCATCACAAAGAGCAGATGGGTTTGACTCTCCTGGGTTGCACATTTTTTTACGGCTTCATCAATAGCCTCGTCAGGGTCACTGAAGTAGTGAATCAGGTTTTCCTCTTCACAACGGTGATGGTCGAGTTCCAGAGCACCCTGAACAATCACATCTGAAAGCACTACCACGTCAAGCTCCTGTAACTGAGCTGGTTTTTCTTTCAGGGATTCATATGCTTCAGGCCTTGTTGTAAGTAAAAAGCAACGATCTTCGCCGGGATGGTACACGCCAAAAGTTGTTCGTTTATCTACAGTCTTCTGCTCTTCTTCTTCCATTCTGGAAAAAACCTCACAGAGTAACACTTCTCTGGTGCCACCGGTAATTTCATCAAGTTCAAAAAAAGGTGCTAAACGATTCATTAATGCATCAACTGAAAGCTTTCCGGGCCAATGCAGGAGACGATGGGTTGGGAGTACTGAAAGACCTGGATCTTCCATAGGACAAAGGTACATCATGATGTGATTGGCAGGATCTTTTTCTGAAAAATCAGGATTTCGTTCCCTCTCCAGCCTTCTGTAGGAGAGCGCAGTGCGATACCGATGATGCCCATCGGCGATGTACAGTGCCTTATCCATAAAGAAATCCTGTACCTGCATGATTACAGCCCCATCGGTCACACGGTAGAGAGAATGGATACAGCCATCGCCGTCGGTAATACTCCCCATGGGATCGTGTTCTTTTGCGGCATCGAGCAGGGACAGGACCCTGTTTTCCTCATCGCTGTAAAGTGAAAATATCTGGCTGAACTGGGCCTTGGTGGCATCGAGCAACCGCAGCCTGTCGCTGATAACCGATTCAAAGGTCTCTTCATGAGGTTTAACCACCCCTTCATCGAACTCGGACAGACCGACAAGAGTAACAACACCTTTTCTGGTGAGCATTTTCCCGGAAGGATGCTTATACTGCACCGTATAGAGATACAAAGCGGCCTGTTTGTCACGTCTCAAGACATCCTGATCCAGCCATTTTTGGAAAAGATCAGCGACATTCTGGTACCGTTTATCCGAGCCGACTGCCCCACCGGGATTCTTTGTGATATCGAGACGAATCATGGAATAGGGATTTTTGGCCGTGTACGATTCCACAGCATTTTCACTGATCACATCATAGGGAGGAGTGACGACATCATCGAGACTGCCCGTTTTTTCAACATTAAAATATATGCCCTTAAAGGGTGCTACAAAGGCCATGCGCGCCTACTCCTTTTTTTTACTGCAAAAATTATTTATGAATACAAAAATATATGATTTATTATTATGGTGCTGATTAAAGATTAATTTGAAATAATAACACTTAACTGTATACACTTTCAAGACTTGCAATTGTTTTTCTCCACTTTTCTGACAGAAAAACAAGGCAAAGGAGCATACACTATGTACGATATATTTATTAAGACCCATTTTGCCGGTGCCCATCATTTACGAAACTATCCCGGCGACTGCGAAAATCCCCATGGTCACAACTGGAAAATTAAGGTTACTGTCCGGGCCACACAAGTAGACGAGCTTGGTATGGGCATAGATTTCAAGGTATTAAAGAAAATTGTAAACACTGCGGTTGATATGCTTGACCACCGAGACTTGAATGAACATCCGGCTTTTCAGGATCGCAACCCGTCATCCGAGCATATTGCTGCATTCCTTTATGATACCTTGTATCCAGATCTGAAGCATGACAGATACAAGCTGCACTGTGTTGAAGTATGGGAAACAGAAACTTCCGGTCTAATCTTTTATGGGCCCGATGCCAGCTAACATTAAGATTTCAGAAATCTTCTACTCCATACAGGGGGAATCGAGCTATGCCGGTCTCCCCTGTATATTTATTCGGTTAAGTGGCTGTAACCTGCGCTGCAACTATTGCGATGCTGCCTACACCTGGGAAGAAGGAGATCCGTGGAGTATTGACTCTATTCTTGCAAAAGTGAACTCCTATCCATGTGATCTTGTTGAAGTCACCGGAGGAGAGCCCCTCTTGCAAAAGAACTGTCCTGAGCTACTTGCAGGACTTTCCACACAGGGGAAAAAAACACTTCTTGAAACCAATGGGTCCATAGCTATCAATGCAATTCCTGATGAAACAATTGCCATCCTGGACGTAAAATGTCCCGATAGCGGCTCAAAAGACAGCTTTCACCCGGACAATCTCTTACTGATACGAAATCGCCTGGCTGCAACCCCTGGCTCAGCTGAGCTGAAGTTTGTACTATCAACACAGGATGACTACATCTGGGCAAAGAATTTTATCAGCCAGCATCAGCTCGTTGGTTTACTGCCCATTCTTTTCTCACCCGTGCAACCAGGCGTAACAGCACAGGACCTTGCTGACTGGATTTTGAAGGATGGTTTGGATGTACGTTTGCAGATTCAGCTTCACACCATACTTTGGCCCACTATCAGTCGTGGTGTTTAGTAATGATCACACACTCAAAAATTTATTTTCAGCTTAAGGATTAATTAAGATAATGAAAAAGATAGTTCCTGTTGAAGAAGCTGTTGGAATGGTTCTCCCTCATGATATAACAGAAATCGTTAAAGATGAGTTTAAAGGACGGGCATTTAAAAAAGGTCATATCATTCGCGAAGAGGACATTGAACACCTGAAGCGCTTAGGAAAAGAACATATTTACGTTCTGAAACTCGGACCAGATGAAATCCACGAAAACGAAGCGGCTGAAATACTTGCA comes from Desulfocapsa sulfexigens DSM 10523 and encodes:
- the queD gene encoding 6-carboxytetrahydropterin synthase QueD, encoding MYDIFIKTHFAGAHHLRNYPGDCENPHGHNWKIKVTVRATQVDELGMGIDFKVLKKIVNTAVDMLDHRDLNEHPAFQDRNPSSEHIAAFLYDTLYPDLKHDRYKLHCVEVWETETSGLIFYGPDAS
- a CDS encoding DUF1015 domain-containing protein, with amino-acid sequence MAFVAPFKGIYFNVEKTGSLDDVVTPPYDVISENAVESYTAKNPYSMIRLDITKNPGGAVGSDKRYQNVADLFQKWLDQDVLRRDKQAALYLYTVQYKHPSGKMLTRKGVVTLVGLSEFDEGVVKPHEETFESVISDRLRLLDATKAQFSQIFSLYSDEENRVLSLLDAAKEHDPMGSITDGDGCIHSLYRVTDGAVIMQVQDFFMDKALYIADGHHRYRTALSYRRLERERNPDFSEKDPANHIMMYLCPMEDPGLSVLPTHRLLHWPGKLSVDALMNRLAPFFELDEITGGTREVLLCEVFSRMEEEEQKTVDKRTTFGVYHPGEDRCFLLTTRPEAYESLKEKPAQLQELDVVVLSDVIVQGALELDHHRCEEENLIHYFSDPDEAIDEAVKKCATQESQTHLLFVMNPTRVKQVQQVADEKLIMPHKSTYFYPKIMTGLLFNQQISGEEVDRLS
- a CDS encoding radical SAM protein gives rise to the protein MPANIKISEIFYSIQGESSYAGLPCIFIRLSGCNLRCNYCDAAYTWEEGDPWSIDSILAKVNSYPCDLVEVTGGEPLLQKNCPELLAGLSTQGKKTLLETNGSIAINAIPDETIAILDVKCPDSGSKDSFHPDNLLLIRNRLAATPGSAELKFVLSTQDDYIWAKNFISQHQLVGLLPILFSPVQPGVTAQDLADWILKDGLDVRLQIQLHTILWPTISRGV